In Candidatus Omnitrophota bacterium, the genomic stretch TATGGCAGCGGATGCCTGTATGTGGCCGCTCTATGAAGTTGTAAACGGCCAATATAAGATTACCTACAAGCCCAAAGAGAAGAAGAGTATTGTGGAATGGGTAAAGTTACAGGGCAGATTCCGGCACCTGACAAAGCCCGAGAATAAAGCGCTTCTTGATGATATACAGGCCCAGGTAGATAAGTTGTGGAATGATTTATTGAAGAAAGAAGCCGCAACAGCTTAGTGATTCCTCCGAAATTCACAATCCCCTTTTTCACAGATATCGCAGCTTGAAATAAATTTTTTAAAGATACCCTCATTGGCGATAGCTACCATAGCGGATATAGATTTTTTCGGAACCATCATGCAGCCTTCGGTTAACTCCACGCCAGCTTTAGAAAAATCCAGTACTTTTGCCAGCTTAAACTGTTCTTCTGTGGGCCAATCACAGTATCCCGGCGAAAATCTGCTTGAAACACTCTTCTTTAGAAGCGAATAATTTCTGCGCAGCCTGTTTTCGAGTCTTTCCGCAAGCGATTCTACGGCGAATGATCCTATCCTGTCCAATAGATATCCTCCCAATGGGTCGCTGCCGGACGTGAATAGGCTCGCCTCTTTTTCAATACCATTTCCGATGGTCACTACAAACAGCGCCAGGCTTTCGGCGCCTTTTATAAATGGAGGGATCTTTCTCGTAGAGAACCTGACAGGGCCCTCTATCTCTATGAAATCATCACCTATTTGTAGTATCTTTTTTTCTATAAAGAAGTATTTTGCGTCGGCAAGCGATCTCGCTTTTCTTATGCAGACGCTAAGCGCGGCCCTTATATTGACCGCGCGCTCACTCTTATCCGATATATCTATGTGTTCCGACCTATGAACTTCTTTTTTGACAAAATCCCAGTCTATGCCTACATAATGAGGAGGCAATATTATCTTATGCAGGAAGTCATTATAAAAATTGGCGAAAGGAGTGGGCGCTTTTTCATTAATAACACGGCTCATCTCCTCATGACGCTCTCTATATAGAAGAAGAATGCCCAAGGTTATCATAAGGATGCCGGGTATTATAGGAAGGATAAGCCCGGCAATCCCTATAAGGATAATAAGAACCGCTATAAGTTTTATGAACATTAGTTTTTATCTGCCAAGGAATCTTTTTATTCTTACCAGGGCTTCTCTTATGTTCTGAAGACTGGAAGCATAAGATATGCGCACATAGCCTTCACCCGAAGAGCCGAAAGCGGTTCCCGGCACCAAAGCCACCCGTTCTTTTTCTAAAAGCCCCTTAGCGAACTCCATGGACGACAGTCTGGAGCTTTTTATCGAAGGAAACGCGTAAAAAGCGCCCTCCGGTTTGTGGCAGGACAGCCCTATCTCATTTAAGCCAGATATGACAAGCTCACGTCTTCTTCTATATTCGCGCTTCATTTCAAGAACGGATCTCTCGCCATTTTTGAGGGCTTCCCTGGCGGCCATCTGTGACATTATAGAAGCGCAGAGCATCGTGTACTGATGTATCTTTGTCATGAGCGATACCATCTTTTCCGGCGCGCATACGTAGCCTATGCGCCAACCGGTCATCGCGTAGGATTTTGAAAATCCGTTCAAATATATGGTGCGCTCTTTCATATGGGGCAATGTCGGGAATGGAGTGTGATCAAAGTCATATGTGAGGTCACCGTATATCTCATCGCTTATCATTATGAGATTACGTTTTAATATTGCCCTGGATATATCCTTTAATTCCGCCTTTGTATACGAAGCTCCCGTAGGATTATTAGGATAATTTAATATTATACCCTTGGTCTTACTATCACAATGTTTCAATATATCTTTCGCGGTTATCTTAAACTCTTTATCCGGATCCGTCTTTATAAAAACTGGTTCTCCCCCCGCAAGGGTAACCAGCGGGCCATAGGATACATAGTAAGGCTCGGGGATGAGTATCTTATCGCCCTTATTCATGATCGCTCTCATTGCCAGATCAAATGCTTCGCTTACACCCACGGTTATCAGTATTTCATCGGTTGGATCATACTCCAGAGAATACTTGCGTTTTAGGTAGCGCGATATATCCTGCCGGAGTTCTTGAGTTCCCTTATTCGAAGTATAAGAGGTATGTCCCTGCTCGAGAGAATATATAGCGGACTCTCTGATGTTCCATGGTGTTACAAAGTCCGGTTCCCCGACGCCAAGGGAGATAACGTCTTTCATGCCGAGCACGAGGTCGAAGAAGACCCTTATGCCTGACGACGGTATCTGTTCTACTAATTTAGATGTCTTCATTTATAGTGATATTGCCTCTCTCTTGTCTCTTTTTGCCTGTCTTAAAATGTCCCCATCCTCTTTATATTTTTTCAGGATGAAATGAGTGACTGTGCTGCGCACATTCTCCATGCATGCCAATTTTGACGATACAAAATCGGAAATAGTATGTATATTTTTACCTTCAACTACCACAAGAAGGTCGTAAGTCCCGGACATAAGGTAGCATGCGCTCACTTCGGGGAATTGATATATCCTTTCCGCCAGATAGTCGAATCCCAGGTCCTTCTTCGGCGCTATCTTGACCTCTATAAGGGCGCGCACATCAGAATATTCATCCCTGACGAGCTCTTTATTTATAACGGCCTTATATTTAAGTATCACGCCATCTTTCTCAAATTTCTTTATCGCACTCTTCACGGCCTGCACTTTCATGCCGGTCATCTTGGCAATCTCTTCCGGCGTGGTGCGCGCGTCTTTTTCCAGTATCTCTAATATTTCGTTCATTTTATCCTCCTAATTAAAAGGGCTAGCCTTTGTTATGAGGCCAGCCCTTTAAGTTGCGAATCTGTTTGTCAAAAAACCTACTTAGTGGACGCCTCCTCCTCGACAGGGCTGGCGGCGGAAGACGAGCCGGATGAATATTTGCTCAAAGCTTCCCAGGTTCTGTTTCCGACCACACCGTCAGCGGCAAGGCCATTTTCCGTCTGGAATTTTCTTATGGCGGATCTGGTCTTTCTTCCTTTTACACCGTCTACCTCGCCTTTATAAAAACCGGCGTTCTTAAGGCATGTCTGTATCTCTTTTACGCGCTCTTTGTCCTGCGCGCTTCTCTTATGCTTTATTCCAACGTTTGATCTCGAAGATGAACGAGCCATTTTCTCGGCCTTCATCTCCTCGACTTTCGCGGCCTGCTCCATCGCGATGCGTTCAGTTTCGGACTGTTTGGATTCTACGCCTTCGACCCTGGTCTCAAGCGTATCGACCTTCGTCTTTATGCCCTTTACTTCTTCGGATAGTTTTTTCTGGGCTGAACTGCATCCGGAAACAGTCAATGAGGCACATAGTATTAGTGCAATGAGTAAAAAACCAATTTTATTCATGATACGTGCTCCTTTCAAATTTATCTTTAAGTTAGGATTATATGCCAATGCGTAAAAAAAATCAATACTTATTTGTTTTTATCTTGTCTTGTTTTCCAGCTTTTTGAACTCTTCCCATATTTCATTGGGAAGCCGGTCGTCAAACTGCCTTAAAAAGGTCTTTACTCCATCCAGTTCCGTTTTCCAGTCGGATAAATTTATCTCAAATAGCTTTTCCATGCGTTCTTTAGGAATATCCAAACCGCTAAGATCCATATCTTCCAATTTCGGTATAAGGCCTATTGGATTGGGTTTCGCGCCTACCCTGTTATTAACACGGTCTATCATCCATTTTAACACTCTTATATTTTCTCCGAACCCGGGCCATAGATATTTGCCTTCCTCATCCTGACGGAACCAGTTGACGAAGAATATCTTTGGCGGGTTATCCATCTTCTTGCCTATATTCAGCCAATGGTTAAAATAGTCTCCCATATTGTAGCCGCAAAAAGGAAGCATGGCCATCGGATCACGTCTTAAGACACCTTCTTTTTGCGTCGTCGCGGCGGTTGTCTCCGAGCCCATGCGGGCCGCTAAGAATACGCCGTTTTGCCAATCCAAACTCTCATAGACAAGCGGTATAAGATGGGAGCGTTTTCCGCCGAATATTATTGCCGATATCGGTACGCCTTTTGGGGTATCCACTTCCTTGGATAGCGTTGGAGCATTATACATGGATACCGTAAACCTTGAGTTAGGATGCGCCGCTTTTGTGCCTGAAGAAGCGTCCCATGGATTGCCCTGCCAATCCAGAAGATTTTTAGGCGCGTTCCCATCAATGCCTTCCCACCATGGTTCGCCTGTATCGGTATTCAATGCCGTATTGGTAAATATGGTAGGATAAAAGTTACTGCTCTTAAGCGTCCTGATCATATTAGGATTTGTCTTCATCGAAGTCCCGGGAGCGACTCCGAAAAATCCCGCTTCCGGATTTATCGCCCAGAGCCTTCCGTCGGGCCCTACATTCATCCATGCTATATCATCACCCAGTGTCCATATTTTGTAACCCGGCAGAGCTGATTCCATCATAGCTAAATTTGTCTTGCCACAGGCGGAGGGCAGCGCCGCCGTAACATATGTAATCTCGCCGCTTGGAGCTTGAATCCCAAGTATTACCATGTGCTCCGCCAGCCAGCCTTCCTGTAGGCCCAGCCACGAAGCTATCCTTAAAGAAAAGCACTTTTTGCCTAACAAGGCATTCCCGCCGTAGCCTGAGCCTATGCTCCATACGAAATGTTCGAGAGGGAAGTGCACAATAAGTCTTTTGTCGGGGTCGAGATTTCCTATTGAATGAAGGCCTCTGACGAAGTCGCTTTTATTTCCTATCCTCGC encodes the following:
- a CDS encoding peptidoglycan-binding domain-containing protein, with protein sequence MNKIGFLLIALILCASLTVSGCSSAQKKLSEEVKGIKTKVDTLETRVEGVESKQSETERIAMEQAAKVEEMKAEKMARSSSRSNVGIKHKRSAQDKERVKEIQTCLKNAGFYKGEVDGVKGRKTRSAIRKFQTENGLAADGVVGNRTWEALSKYSSGSSSAASPVEEEASTK
- a CDS encoding aminotransferase class I/II-fold pyridoxal phosphate-dependent enzyme encodes the protein MKTSKLVEQIPSSGIRVFFDLVLGMKDVISLGVGEPDFVTPWNIRESAIYSLEQGHTSYTSNKGTQELRQDISRYLKRKYSLEYDPTDEILITVGVSEAFDLAMRAIMNKGDKILIPEPYYVSYGPLVTLAGGEPVFIKTDPDKEFKITAKDILKHCDSKTKGIILNYPNNPTGASYTKAELKDISRAILKRNLIMISDEIYGDLTYDFDHTPFPTLPHMKERTIYLNGFSKSYAMTGWRIGYVCAPEKMVSLMTKIHQYTMLCASIMSQMAAREALKNGERSVLEMKREYRRRRELVISGLNEIGLSCHKPEGAFYAFPSIKSSRLSSMEFAKGLLEKERVALVPGTAFGSSGEGYVRISYASSLQNIREALVRIKRFLGR
- a CDS encoding Lrp/AsnC family transcriptional regulator, with the translated sequence MNEILEILEKDARTTPEEIAKMTGMKVQAVKSAIKKFEKDGVILKYKAVINKELVRDEYSDVRALIEVKIAPKKDLGFDYLAERIYQFPEVSACYLMSGTYDLLVVVEGKNIHTISDFVSSKLACMENVRSTVTHFILKKYKEDGDILRQAKRDKREAISL
- a CDS encoding vitamin B12 dependent-methionine synthase activation domain-containing protein, which translates into the protein MFIKLIAVLIILIGIAGLILPIIPGILMITLGILLLYRERHEEMSRVINEKAPTPFANFYNDFLHKIILPPHYVGIDWDFVKKEVHRSEHIDISDKSERAVNIRAALSVCIRKARSLADAKYFFIEKKILQIGDDFIEIEGPVRFSTRKIPPFIKGAESLALFVVTIGNGIEKEASLFTSGSDPLGGYLLDRIGSFAVESLAERLENRLRRNYSLLKKSVSSRFSPGYCDWPTEEQFKLAKVLDFSKAGVELTEGCMMVPKKSISAMVAIANEGIFKKFISSCDICEKGDCEFRRNH
- a CDS encoding phosphoenolpyruvate carboxykinase (GTP), whose product is MATPLEKWVEEQAKLTKPDKIYWCDGSDAEARKLIEIGMREEKINGQPVFTELNQKSWPNAYLHRSHPTDVARTEHLTFVCYPDRATAGPNNNWMDPKEAKAKMRKLSEGCMKGRTMYVLPYMMGHPDSPYAKACIQLTDTSYVAISMRIMTRMGKAAIARIGNKSDFVRGLHSIGNLDPDKRLIVHFPLEHFVWSIGSGYGGNALLGKKCFSLRIASWLGLQEGWLAEHMVILGIQAPSGEITYVTAALPSACGKTNLAMMESALPGYKIWTLGDDIAWMNVGPDGRLWAINPEAGFFGVAPGTSMKTNPNMIRTLKSSNFYPTIFTNTALNTDTGEPWWEGIDGNAPKNLLDWQGNPWDASSGTKAAHPNSRFTVSMYNAPTLSKEVDTPKGVPISAIIFGGKRSHLIPLVYESLDWQNGVFLAARMGSETTAATTQKEGVLRRDPMAMLPFCGYNMGDYFNHWLNIGKKMDNPPKIFFVNWFRQDEEGKYLWPGFGENIRVLKWMIDRVNNRVGAKPNPIGLIPKLEDMDLSGLDIPKERMEKLFEINLSDWKTELDGVKTFLRQFDDRLPNEIWEEFKKLENKTR